The following are encoded in a window of Methanobrevibacter ruminantium M1 genomic DNA:
- a CDS encoding flavodoxin family protein produces MKILGICGSPRDGASSFLLKRALNELEKEENFETKFISVKDKNISPCTHCNFCLESKGECSIEDDMNEIYDSLKQADGIIFASPVHFGSISAQLKAVIDRCQALIMEDLDIFKNKVGISIVVGGDRCGGQELAIQQINTFYLLNKIIPLSGGSFGANLGACLWSQDEGTDGVKNDEYGLKTLDMTINHFKEFLLEFKQ; encoded by the coding sequence ATGAAAATTTTAGGAATTTGCGGAAGTCCAAGAGATGGGGCTTCAAGTTTTCTGCTTAAAAGAGCATTGAATGAACTTGAAAAAGAAGAAAACTTCGAAACAAAGTTTATAAGCGTGAAAGACAAGAATATATCCCCTTGCACACATTGCAATTTTTGCCTTGAATCAAAAGGAGAGTGTTCAATTGAGGATGATATGAATGAAATCTACGATTCACTTAAGCAAGCTGATGGAATAATATTTGCTAGCCCAGTGCATTTTGGAAGCATATCCGCCCAATTGAAGGCTGTAATCGACAGATGCCAAGCTTTGATAATGGAGGACCTTGACATCTTCAAAAATAAAGTTGGAATTTCAATAGTTGTTGGAGGGGACAGATGTGGAGGACAAGAGTTGGCCATCCAACAGATCAATACTTTCTATCTTTTAAACAAAATAATCCCTCTAAGCGGAGGATCATTTGGAGCCAATTTGGGAGCTTGCCTATGGTCGCAAGACGAAGGGACCGATGGAGTGAAGAATGATGAATATGGTTTAAAAACTTTGGACATGACCATAAACCATTTCAAGGAATTTTTATTAGAGTTTAAACAATGA
- a CDS encoding flippase translates to MSEESSSSKVAKGSAIILIGNVIFRVGGYIYRFLMASLLGPAAYGILGLTTPFQGIFQVLSAAGLPPAIAKYVSEYNALDEKDLARQTIFTSLKIMVFLGLFFGFIMVFVAAPIITNYYHKPEALLPLQAVGLITPFSVIVGGFRGAFQGVYKMEYILYTRAIEQIFMILMATALVLLGLSTLGAVLGSVLGFVASAISAVYIFKRYMGKYIPPANPDFKFPLKDELKLAKTLIFFSIPVTVAALAEMGIYSICTLLMGAFLPAAAIGYFTAADPIARLPLVVSNSLATTILPATSEAYALKDQVLLEKYVTAPYKYGMFFVIPMCVGIAIFARGIMGLVYFTNAAYMNGAVSLAILVVGMTFYSVYTISGSIVQGIGNPRIPMYILIIGCVITLGLGWYLIPLFGIEGGALATTISSFIMMVPMFLIQFRMTKTHAPYSFLIKVTVASLIMAIVSIIVPNNVYGLITGIVVCPIVYVIMVILLKTLSHEDVAEFRKYANKLGPIRKYANKLLDFIDKHSSD, encoded by the coding sequence ATGAGCGAAGAGTCAAGCAGTTCCAAAGTTGCAAAAGGCAGCGCAATTATCCTAATAGGAAACGTTATCTTCCGTGTAGGAGGATATATCTACCGCTTTTTAATGGCTTCCCTTTTAGGACCTGCCGCATATGGAATTCTCGGACTTACAACTCCTTTCCAAGGGATCTTTCAGGTTCTCTCTGCTGCAGGGCTTCCACCTGCAATTGCAAAGTATGTATCTGAATACAATGCCCTTGATGAGAAGGACCTTGCTCGCCAAACTATTTTTACGTCCCTTAAGATTATGGTATTCCTAGGGCTTTTCTTCGGATTCATAATGGTATTCGTAGCCGCCCCAATAATTACAAACTACTATCACAAGCCTGAGGCTCTTCTTCCATTGCAGGCTGTAGGTCTCATCACTCCTTTCAGCGTTATCGTTGGAGGATTCCGTGGAGCCTTCCAGGGAGTATATAAAATGGAATACATCCTCTATACAAGAGCTATCGAACAGATATTCATGATTCTAATGGCTACAGCACTTGTTCTTCTTGGATTATCCACCCTTGGTGCAGTATTAGGTTCCGTTTTAGGTTTTGTAGCATCTGCAATCTCTGCAGTCTACATCTTCAAAAGATATATGGGCAAATACATACCTCCGGCAAACCCAGACTTTAAGTTTCCATTGAAGGACGAGCTGAAGCTGGCTAAGACACTGATTTTCTTCTCAATTCCTGTAACCGTTGCAGCCCTTGCTGAAATGGGTATCTACAGTATCTGCACACTTCTTATGGGAGCCTTCCTCCCTGCAGCTGCAATCGGATACTTTACAGCAGCAGACCCTATCGCAAGGCTTCCTTTAGTCGTATCAAATTCCCTTGCTACAACAATACTGCCTGCAACATCTGAAGCATATGCCTTAAAGGACCAAGTGCTCCTTGAAAAATATGTGACAGCACCATATAAGTATGGAATGTTCTTTGTTATTCCAATGTGTGTAGGAATAGCTATCTTCGCAAGAGGAATAATGGGACTTGTATACTTTACAAACGCTGCATATATGAACGGAGCAGTATCCTTAGCAATTCTAGTTGTCGGAATGACTTTCTACTCAGTATACACAATATCCGGAAGCATAGTTCAAGGAATTGGAAATCCAAGAATCCCTATGTATATCCTGATTATAGGATGTGTAATCACTTTAGGTCTTGGATGGTATTTAATCCCGCTTTTTGGAATAGAAGGAGGAGCTTTAGCAACAACAATATCCTCATTTATAATGATGGTGCCAATGTTCCTGATACAGTTTAGAATGACAAAAACACATGCTCCTTATTCATTCTTAATTAAGGTGACAGTTGCATCCTTGATAATGGCAATCGTATCCATAATCGTTCCGAATAATGTATATGGACTAATCACCGGCATTGTGGTCTGTCCGATTGTTTATGTGATCATGGTAATTCTTCTTAAGACCCTATCCCATGAGGACGTTGCTGAATTTAGAAAATACGCAAATAAGCTAGGGCCAATAAGAAAATATGCCAACAAGTTATTGGACTTTATTGACAAGCATAGTTCCGACTAA
- a CDS encoding TOBE domain-containing protein: protein MTDVKAGVEYKINIDGNSFLLDEKKFNLLLYINESGSITEAAKRTKISYRTALHYIEKIETTLNIAIVSTKKGGTGGGGGTKLTEEGLQIVKECKKINAIMELHRDVNELEAEILEVDASKGIMKIKMEDLTMTMPLNKKYVVGDKILALISYDNIFIMLEPQASSIRNIFKGIVTEMRLQDEMVRVKIDIGGVDIFSDITLSAGKDLDLNLGKEVYIGFKALSIATLKL, encoded by the coding sequence ATGACAGATGTAAAAGCTGGAGTAGAATATAAAATCAACATAGATGGAAACTCCTTTCTATTAGATGAGAAGAAATTCAATCTTCTTTTATACATCAATGAAAGCGGATCCATCACAGAGGCAGCAAAAAGGACTAAAATATCCTATAGAACTGCTCTACACTATATTGAAAAAATAGAAACCACATTAAACATAGCCATTGTAAGCACTAAAAAAGGCGGAACCGGTGGTGGCGGAGGTACCAAACTCACCGAAGAAGGCTTGCAAATCGTTAAGGAATGTAAAAAAATCAATGCTATCATGGAGCTTCACAGAGATGTCAATGAGCTTGAAGCTGAAATCCTTGAAGTGGATGCAAGCAAAGGCATAATGAAAATCAAGATGGAAGACCTTACCATGACCATGCCTTTGAATAAGAAATATGTGGTTGGAGATAAGATACTTGCCTTAATCAGCTATGACAATATATTCATAATGCTAGAGCCTCAAGCATCCAGCATCAGAAACATCTTCAAGGGAATCGTTACTGAAATGAGACTTCAGGATGAGATGGTGAGAGTCAAGATAGACATTGGCGGAGTTGACATATTCTCAGACATAACTCTATCAGCAGGTAAAGACTTAGACTTAAACCTTGGAAAAGAAGTTTATATTGGCTTTAAAGCATTGTCAATAGCTACATTGAAATTATAA
- a CDS encoding 4Fe-4S binding protein, whose translation MEVAEDKCTACGNCKEICPKGGYIWTIDTVARVSNLSYCHVCTLCAMKCGPDAIKIIRNAPDE comes from the coding sequence ATAGAAGTTGCTGAGGACAAATGCACAGCATGTGGAAACTGCAAGGAAATTTGTCCCAAAGGTGGATATATTTGGACCATTGATACTGTGGCACGTGTATCAAACTTGAGTTATTGTCATGTTTGTACGCTATGTGCAATGAAATGCGGTCCAGATGCAATTAAAATAATAAGAAATGCACCAGATGAATGA
- the hisB gene encoding imidazoleglycerol-phosphate dehydratase HisB → MERTAKVSRKTSETDIEIEMNIDGKGKYDIDTGVKFFDHMLESFSRHSFIDLNIKAIGDIEIDDHHTVEDVGILLGEAFAKAIGDKKGIRRMGHAIVPMDDSVATVAIDISGRSYCNMSLDFRNDKIGDLSSDIIVHFFESFASSAKINIYGTCEGFNDHHKAEAVFKAFAKSIYDACKIEHDEILSTKGVL, encoded by the coding sequence ATGGAAAGAACTGCAAAAGTTTCAAGAAAGACTTCCGAAACAGATATTGAAATTGAAATGAACATTGATGGAAAAGGAAAATACGATATAGACACAGGGGTCAAGTTCTTTGACCACATGCTAGAATCATTTTCCCGCCACAGCTTTATTGACTTGAACATCAAGGCAATAGGTGACATTGAAATAGATGATCACCATACTGTTGAAGATGTTGGCATCCTACTTGGAGAGGCTTTTGCTAAGGCTATAGGAGATAAGAAAGGAATTAGAAGAATGGGACATGCGATTGTACCTATGGATGATTCCGTTGCAACTGTAGCGATTGATATCAGCGGCCGCAGCTATTGCAATATGAGTCTTGACTTTAGAAACGATAAGATTGGAGACCTTAGTTCTGATATTATTGTTCACTTTTTTGAATCCTTTGCATCTAGTGCCAAAATCAATATCTATGGAACTTGTGAAGGCTTTAATGATCATCACAAGGCAGAAGCTGTTTTTAAGGCATTTGCAAAGTCAATCTATGATGCCTGTAAGATAGAGCATGATGAGATTCTTAGTACTAAAGGCGTGCTTTAA
- a CDS encoding ATP-binding protein, with protein sequence MNYNYDIDMENPFEPGKSVSPDRFKGREKNIKKILRDMGKVQKGNVQHFFLTGNKGMGKTSLAEFVKEYVEINYGMIGIYVSNKGNNSLNSLITAIIQAFLNKIPRNVLFEKIKTLFSSIESVEIIGNRVSFKPSKSLIVDIEKDFPYYLNQIIKDLPTNNGVFLIIDDINGLSESKKFVDWYKRFADTIEVNRGDFNLPLYVLFAAYPDKFDSLVYEEPSFGRIFHYDEIDRLSDLEVKEFFKDTFSSVNKQINDNSLELLSYFSGGIPLIMQEIGYSIYWLSEKTTIDEEDVLNGIMEAIGELESKQIRNIVNQISSDDFEDLLLKIASQKQQSYIETDFKEKLNWDEYNIWDEFLDCMIKLGVIKTSNRKSNLKFSFSNQFYFTYFWLKSLNLHEEFAKIES encoded by the coding sequence ATGAATTATAATTATGATATAGATATGGAAAATCCATTTGAGCCTGGAAAATCAGTATCTCCAGACAGATTTAAAGGCCGTGAGAAAAACATTAAAAAGATTCTAAGGGATATGGGTAAAGTTCAAAAGGGAAATGTACAGCATTTTTTCTTAACAGGCAATAAAGGCATGGGAAAGACTTCCTTAGCTGAATTTGTAAAGGAATATGTCGAAATAAACTATGGCATGATTGGAATATATGTATCCAATAAGGGAAATAATTCTTTAAATTCCCTTATCACAGCTATAATTCAAGCCTTTTTAAATAAAATTCCTCGCAACGTTCTTTTTGAAAAGATAAAAACCCTATTTTCTAGCATTGAAAGTGTAGAAATCATAGGCAATAGGGTAAGCTTTAAGCCCAGCAAAAGCCTTATTGTTGATATTGAAAAGGACTTTCCTTATTACTTAAATCAGATCATTAAAGATCTCCCTACCAACAATGGTGTTTTCCTTATAATCGATGACATTAATGGTTTAAGCGAGTCTAAAAAGTTTGTTGATTGGTATAAGCGCTTTGCAGACACTATAGAAGTAAATAGGGGGGACTTCAATCTTCCCTTATATGTCCTATTTGCAGCCTATCCCGATAAGTTTGACAGCCTAGTATATGAAGAGCCATCCTTCGGCAGAATATTTCATTATGATGAAATTGACAGGCTAAGCGATTTGGAGGTAAAGGAATTCTTTAAAGACACCTTTTCAAGTGTAAATAAGCAAATCAATGACAATTCCTTGGAATTATTGTCATATTTCTCAGGAGGAATCCCTTTGATAATGCAGGAGATAGGTTATTCAATCTATTGGTTATCAGAAAAGACCACAATTGATGAAGAGGATGTCTTAAACGGCATTATGGAGGCAATTGGAGAGCTTGAGTCAAAGCAGATAAGAAATATCGTAAATCAGATTTCAAGCGATGACTTTGAAGATTTATTGCTTAAGATAGCAAGCCAAAAGCAGCAAAGTTATATTGAAACAGACTTTAAGGAGAAATTGAATTGGGATGAGTACAATATATGGGATGAGTTTTTAGATTGCATGATAAAATTGGGAGTCATTAAGACAAGCAATCGAAAAAGCAATTTGAAGTTCAGCTTTTCCAATCAGTTTTATTTCACTTATTTCTGGTTGAAATCATTAAACCTTCACGAGGAATTCGCTAAAATTGAGTCTTAA
- a CDS encoding F420-dependent methylenetetrahydromethanopterin dehydrogenase, whose translation MVVKIGIVKSGNIGTSPVLDLLLDERADRPNIDVRVFGSGAKMNPEQVEDVVPKLDQFDPDFCIFISPNPGAPGPARARELLSEKDLPAIIIGDAPGKGKKDEMDEQGLGYIIVMSDPMIGAKREWLDPTEMAIFNADILKVLAETGALRLVQKTLDAVIAAADAGEEIELPKLIVTAEKAVEAAGFANPYAKAKAIAAYEMAGAVAGLDMKGCFMTKGFENFIPLVAAAHEIASAAAKLAQEAREIEKSNDTVLRTPHMKEGNLGCKVDLISKPVDK comes from the coding sequence ATGGTAGTTAAAATTGGTATCGTAAAAAGTGGTAATATTGGTACTTCACCAGTATTAGATTTATTATTAGACGAAAGAGCAGACAGACCAAACATCGATGTAAGAGTATTTGGATCTGGAGCAAAAATGAACCCTGAACAAGTTGAAGACGTCGTACCTAAACTCGACCAATTCGACCCTGACTTCTGTATTTTCATTAGCCCAAACCCAGGAGCACCTGGTCCAGCTAGAGCAAGAGAATTATTATCTGAAAAAGATCTTCCTGCTATTATCATTGGTGACGCACCTGGTAAAGGTAAAAAAGATGAAATGGATGAACAAGGTTTAGGTTACATTATTGTAATGTCCGACCCAATGATCGGTGCAAAAAGAGAATGGTTAGACCCAACTGAAATGGCTATCTTTAACGCTGACATCTTAAAAGTATTAGCAGAAACTGGTGCTTTAAGATTAGTACAAAAAACTCTCGACGCTGTTATTGCTGCTGCTGATGCTGGCGAAGAAATTGAATTACCTAAACTCATTGTTACTGCTGAAAAAGCTGTTGAAGCTGCAGGATTTGCAAACCCATACGCAAAAGCAAAAGCTATCGCTGCATACGAAATGGCTGGAGCTGTCGCAGGCTTAGACATGAAAGGTTGTTTCATGACCAAAGGCTTCGAAAACTTCATCCCATTAGTTGCTGCTGCACACGAAATTGCATCTGCTGCTGCTAAATTAGCTCAAGAAGCTAGAGAAATTGAAAAATCCAACGACACTGTCTTAAGAACTCCTCACATGAAAGAAGGAAACTTAGGTTGCAAAGTTGATTTAATCAGCAAACCTGTAGACAAATAA
- a CDS encoding YczE/YyaS/YitT family protein, translating into MDKKLIVRYIMLIVGVIIMSMGIALSIKATLGTSPISSVPAVLSIAFPWTVGEFTIVFNALLVIFQMVLLRKITISQIAQMLVCVLFGYMIDFSLLILNFPNPTDYISQWILCIISCFVLAFGLLIEVKSDITMLPGDGSVVAIAEVTNRDFGQIKPFFDLTIVSIAAILALVFLGHLEGVREGTIFAAIVVGLIIQFYDRIFGYNIDAYLAD; encoded by the coding sequence ATGGACAAAAAATTAATAGTCAGATATATAATGCTCATTGTAGGTGTAATCATAATGTCTATGGGGATAGCATTATCTATCAAAGCAACTTTAGGAACATCCCCTATTTCATCTGTTCCTGCTGTCCTATCAATTGCCTTTCCCTGGACTGTAGGAGAGTTTACAATAGTTTTCAATGCACTTCTTGTTATTTTTCAGATGGTTTTGCTTAGAAAGATCACCATCTCCCAAATAGCTCAGATGCTTGTATGCGTCCTCTTTGGATATATGATTGACTTCAGTCTTCTAATACTTAATTTTCCAAATCCTACAGATTATATCAGCCAATGGATTCTATGTATCATAAGCTGCTTTGTACTTGCATTTGGCTTGCTTATTGAAGTAAAGTCAGATATCACCATGCTTCCAGGTGACGGTTCAGTTGTAGCCATCGCTGAAGTTACAAATAGGGACTTTGGACAGATCAAGCCATTTTTTGACCTTACCATCGTATCCATTGCAGCCATATTGGCATTGGTATTTTTAGGCCACCTTGAGGGGGTCCGTGAAGGAACCATATTTGCAGCTATTGTTGTCGGATTAATCATCCAGTTTTATGACAGGATATTTGGATATAATATTGATGCTTATTTGGCTGATTAG
- a CDS encoding TIGR04076 family protein has translation MKKVKITVMKKARYDDLIEKYENPLEHECEVELGDVFIANGWEKPEDFCSSAWDSISPFVLALSSGGEDLYDGWMKDKKSAMISCNDGFRPVSFYLEAMDEDAD, from the coding sequence ATGAAAAAGGTAAAGATTACAGTTATGAAAAAGGCAAGATACGATGACCTCATTGAAAAATACGAAAATCCATTGGAGCATGAATGTGAGGTAGAGCTTGGAGATGTCTTCATTGCAAATGGTTGGGAAAAACCGGAGGACTTCTGCAGCAGCGCTTGGGATAGCATCTCTCCATTTGTATTGGCATTATCCAGCGGGGGAGAAGACTTATATGATGGATGGATGAAGGATAAAAAGTCAGCAATGATATCCTGCAATGATGGGTTTCGTCCTGTAAGTTTCTATCTTGAGGCAATGGACGAGGATGCTGATTAA
- a CDS encoding oligosaccharide repeat unit polymerase family protein produces MNLENKSIDLLNPFIIIAMVIVFIIIALPMWYAYQKLPSPSMDLFLYIGLGLIFFIFGILISNLLLNRFLKKDLSLDSLKDTIKISISKNPKKLSIFESYSRKEMILVIMVLIGIILQIINIVRLGGIPLFSATLKAEAAGKIWLASYIIFLPFINILLAEFNRDSHYLLVFLGLLLFTLTGYRTTPIAIVLSILITLYYTRNIKFKYQVLFLGLFLVIAVALLLAIGFIAVQAISWQHWSLNPIELVSYRAAFTLNVLGHAISNQFATAGKLFYSTLTGFFTHTDPRVLVGQATLGRNHSITSTIFGPALLDFGLIGMCIQMLLIGFILKTLHSIQKHKKEVYSAFYGILLAQTIIWIETGPTDVVVWIFYLIAIVLMALFFLKGSSRDLEA; encoded by the coding sequence ATGAACTTAGAAAACAAAAGCATTGACCTTTTAAATCCATTTATCATAATCGCTATGGTAATTGTATTCATAATCATTGCCCTTCCTATGTGGTATGCTTACCAAAAATTGCCAAGTCCCAGCATGGACTTATTTCTATACATAGGATTAGGCCTTATTTTCTTCATATTTGGAATTTTGATAAGCAATCTATTGCTAAACAGATTTTTAAAAAAGGATCTCTCTTTAGATTCCCTTAAGGACACTATAAAAATTAGCATAAGCAAAAATCCAAAAAAGCTTTCAATCTTTGAATCCTACTCAAGAAAGGAAATGATTCTGGTCATCATGGTTTTAATCGGAATCATCCTTCAGATAATCAACATAGTTCGTCTTGGAGGAATACCATTATTCTCAGCAACACTAAAGGCTGAAGCTGCAGGAAAGATATGGCTCGCATCATATATAATCTTCTTGCCATTTATTAACATACTCCTTGCAGAATTCAATAGGGATTCACATTATCTTTTAGTATTTTTAGGCTTGCTTTTATTTACTTTAACTGGCTATCGAACTACACCAATTGCAATCGTGTTATCTATATTAATTACATTATATTATACAAGAAACATAAAATTCAAGTATCAGGTCCTATTTTTAGGACTCTTTTTAGTCATTGCAGTGGCACTTCTGCTTGCTATAGGGTTCATAGCGGTACAGGCAATAAGCTGGCAGCACTGGAGCCTTAATCCAATAGAACTTGTGTCATATAGGGCGGCATTTACATTGAATGTTCTTGGCCATGCAATCAGCAATCAGTTTGCAACTGCCGGAAAGCTTTTCTACTCAACCCTTACAGGATTTTTCACTCACACAGACCCTAGGGTTCTTGTAGGTCAAGCAACTCTTGGAAGGAACCATTCAATAACATCTACAATATTCGGACCGGCTCTTCTTGACTTTGGATTGATTGGAATGTGCATTCAAATGCTCTTGATCGGATTCATTTTAAAGACATTGCACAGCATTCAAAAGCATAAGAAAGAGGTTTATTCAGCATTTTATGGAATCTTGCTTGCACAGACAATAATTTGGATAGAGACAGGTCCAACTGATGTGGTGGTGTGGATATTCTATTTGATTGCAATTGTTCTTATGGCGCTTTTCTTTTTAAAAGGTTCCAGCAGGGACTTGGAGGCTTGA